In Desertibacillus haloalkaliphilus, a single genomic region encodes these proteins:
- the dctP gene encoding TRAP transporter substrate-binding protein DctP, with protein MNFKKRSLFGSLAIASSLLLAACGGGDEASTDPADDDATGEETYEWRFATEEWPGQVQYEYAQEFADKLNEKSDGRINIDVYEFGGLGSEVDQVEMLQTGGVEFGIISPGFTGTLVPEGNIFALQFLFPDDLELNQQILNESEALNTHLAEKYLEQDIMPLAFWHEGAMQWTGSSELRTPEDFEGFQMRTQESPLILESYRAYGAEPTPMSWDDLYLSLEQGIVDGQENPIFFIEDANFHEVQEHMTLSQHNIYVTMTTVNPTFFEGLPEDIQDMILETTEEMRDRGYEIQKELNEELLTVIEEDTDNPTEVIELTEEERDAFRQQALPVRDFYVDEVGEDGQMILDMLEAEIEEALNE; from the coding sequence ATGAATTTTAAAAAGAGATCATTATTTGGTAGTTTAGCTATTGCATCAAGTTTACTGTTAGCTGCTTGTGGCGGTGGTGACGAAGCGTCAACTGATCCAGCAGATGATGATGCGACAGGTGAGGAAACATATGAGTGGAGATTTGCGACAGAAGAGTGGCCTGGACAAGTTCAATATGAGTATGCGCAAGAATTTGCGGATAAATTGAATGAAAAATCTGATGGTCGCATCAACATTGATGTATATGAATTCGGTGGACTTGGTAGTGAGGTTGACCAAGTTGAAATGCTACAAACAGGTGGCGTTGAATTCGGAATTATTTCTCCAGGGTTTACAGGTACACTTGTCCCTGAAGGAAACATTTTTGCCCTTCAATTCTTATTCCCAGATGATCTTGAATTGAACCAACAAATTTTAAATGAGAGTGAAGCGTTAAATACGCATTTAGCTGAAAAATATTTAGAGCAAGACATTATGCCACTTGCATTCTGGCATGAGGGTGCGATGCAATGGACTGGAAGCAGCGAGTTACGTACACCAGAAGATTTCGAAGGCTTCCAAATGAGAACACAAGAGTCACCATTAATTCTTGAGTCATATAGAGCATATGGTGCGGAACCAACTCCAATGTCTTGGGATGACTTATATTTAAGTTTAGAGCAAGGAATTGTTGATGGCCAAGAAAACCCAATCTTCTTTATTGAAGATGCAAACTTCCACGAAGTTCAAGAACACATGACACTTTCACAACACAACATCTATGTAACAATGACAACTGTAAACCCAACGTTCTTTGAAGGTCTTCCAGAAGATATTCAAGATATGATTCTTGAAACAACGGAAGAAATGAGAGACAGAGGGTATGAGATTCAAAAAGAACTAAATGAAGAGTTGCTTACAGTAATCGAAGAAGATACTGACAATCCTACAGAAGTAATTGAACTTACAGAAGAAGAGCGTGACGCATTTAGACAACAAGCATTACCAGTACGTGACTTCTATGTTGATGAAGTAGGCGAAGACGGTCAAATGATCCTTGACATGCTAGAAGCTGAAATTGAAGAAGCACTTAACGAATAA
- a CDS encoding TRAP transporter small permease translates to MPLKVIRALDNFIMRAEEFILSWAVILISVMVVGNVLSREILGRSWVFSDEVSNFAVILATFMGISYAARKGRHISMSAFFDVVPFKIRKALAIVIPGVTALILFGLTYLGYEYLMSVYERGRVTAALQVPVYLMIMFVPLGLFLGGVQFLRNMWINIKEKDVYLATEKKDYQ, encoded by the coding sequence GTGCCTTTGAAAGTCATTCGTGCGTTAGACAATTTCATAATGAGAGCAGAGGAGTTTATTTTAAGCTGGGCCGTCATTTTAATTTCAGTGATGGTCGTCGGTAATGTCCTGAGCCGAGAAATTCTCGGGAGGAGTTGGGTCTTTTCAGATGAAGTGAGTAACTTTGCTGTCATCCTCGCTACGTTTATGGGGATTAGCTATGCTGCTAGGAAGGGGCGACATATCAGCATGTCCGCGTTTTTTGACGTAGTCCCATTCAAAATTCGTAAAGCACTAGCAATCGTTATTCCAGGGGTAACAGCACTGATTTTATTTGGGCTTACGTATCTAGGCTATGAATACTTAATGTCCGTTTATGAGCGTGGCCGAGTAACTGCAGCTCTGCAAGTGCCGGTATATCTGATGATTATGTTTGTGCCACTCGGACTCTTCTTAGGTGGCGTACAGTTTTTACGAAATATGTGGATCAATATAAAAGAAAAAGATGTCTATCTCGCTACAGAGAAGAAAGATTATCAATAA
- a CDS encoding MFS transporter, with amino-acid sequence MNERLWTKEFVAISLCNFFLFLGFYYLLVTLPIYTLQELDGNETQAGLMVTVFLITTIIARPLAGKWGFVIGNRKLLTIGMMIFTVSSALYLLFDSIAGVLAVRLLHGIGFGLATTATGAIVSQVIPDSRKGEGMGYYSLSLNLAVVLGPFLGLIAVQWGKMMLFSIVLLGSILAIAMSFLLSKESALQLSEKPHPEPESTPTAPKKSTLIESSAIKISIVAAFFAIIYSSILSFVPVHAKEVGLLTVSSYFFVVYAAVMLLSRPFAGRWLDQYGANVIVYPCIIFFAVGLFLLSISQTALVFLLAAAFIGIGWGTLFPTFQTISVQKATPERRGVAMATYLSIFELGVGFGSFIVGVVVAQTSLQAFYFAGAFIVLFGIAVYALMHGRSVLQEPRQGLTKES; translated from the coding sequence ATGAATGAACGGTTATGGACCAAAGAATTTGTCGCGATTTCCCTTTGTAACTTTTTTCTATTTCTCGGTTTCTACTATTTACTTGTGACGTTACCGATTTATACACTCCAAGAGCTTGATGGCAATGAGACGCAAGCAGGGCTGATGGTCACCGTATTTTTGATTACAACCATTATTGCCCGTCCGCTAGCTGGGAAGTGGGGTTTTGTCATCGGTAACCGCAAGCTATTAACGATAGGGATGATGATCTTTACCGTGTCATCTGCGTTATATTTGCTATTTGACTCGATTGCAGGAGTGCTTGCTGTCCGTTTGCTTCATGGCATCGGTTTTGGACTGGCAACGACGGCGACAGGCGCAATCGTTTCGCAGGTGATTCCAGATTCGAGAAAAGGTGAAGGGATGGGATACTATTCGTTATCACTTAACCTTGCTGTAGTGTTGGGGCCGTTCTTAGGTCTAATCGCCGTTCAGTGGGGAAAAATGATGCTATTTAGTATCGTGTTACTCGGTAGTATACTAGCGATTGCGATGAGCTTTTTGTTGTCAAAGGAATCCGCTCTGCAGCTTTCTGAAAAGCCGCATCCAGAACCTGAATCGACACCAACTGCACCAAAAAAATCGACGCTGATTGAAAGCTCAGCAATTAAGATTTCAATCGTCGCAGCCTTTTTTGCAATTATTTATTCATCGATCTTATCGTTTGTTCCCGTACATGCCAAAGAGGTTGGTTTACTTACGGTATCAAGCTATTTCTTTGTCGTCTATGCAGCTGTCATGCTTTTGTCGCGTCCTTTTGCTGGTAGATGGCTCGATCAATACGGTGCGAATGTGATTGTTTACCCATGTATCATTTTTTTCGCAGTAGGATTGTTTCTCTTAAGCATTTCGCAGACAGCGTTGGTATTTTTACTCGCTGCCGCGTTTATCGGGATCGGCTGGGGAACGCTCTTCCCGACATTTCAAACAATTTCTGTACAAAAAGCCACGCCAGAGCGTAGAGGGGTGGCGATGGCGACATACTTATCAATTTTTGAACTCGGTGTTGGTTTTGGTTCATTTATTGTTGGGGTTGTCGTTGCACAAACGAGCCTACAAGCGTTTTACTTTGCAGGGGCATTTATCGTGCTATTCGGTATCGCTGTCTATGCATTGATGCATGGCAGGTCGGTGTTACAAGAACCGAGACAAGGGCTCACCAAAGAGAGTTAA
- a CDS encoding DUF1904 family protein, with protein sequence MPFVRFKGFDKDVVKSFAPMLAQRFAVIAHVPVEKVKIELLHIESITETPSSVEIMMFPREQGVYDALAEMIDKFVSDYGYQDTHIFFIQLSPHLYYKEGAPLQGGPLQDASYHNQCYQFNR encoded by the coding sequence ATGCCATTCGTAAGGTTCAAAGGCTTTGATAAAGACGTGGTAAAATCATTTGCGCCGATGCTTGCTCAACGATTTGCAGTGATTGCTCATGTACCGGTAGAAAAAGTGAAAATTGAGTTGTTGCACATCGAATCGATCACCGAGACGCCAAGTTCGGTAGAGATCATGATGTTTCCGCGTGAACAAGGTGTCTATGATGCGCTAGCGGAGATGATCGATAAATTTGTTTCTGACTATGGCTATCAGGATACACATATTTTCTTTATTCAGCTTTCACCACACCTTTATTATAAAGAAGGAGCCCCGCTTCAAGGTGGTCCCTTGCAAGATGCTTCCTACCATAATCAATGCTATCAGTTCAATCGTTAA
- a CDS encoding TRAP transporter large permease has product MVATLLTIMVVLLALGFPMMIPMIVAPLVLMVIFFPNLDPMLLVQQMMQGISSYSLLAVPLFIFAADIMTSGNTSKRLLDFVGAFVGHLRGGYAITTAAACTLFGSISGSTQATVVAVGKPMRQRLLSVGYKDSNAIALIINASDVALLIPPSIGMIIYALATGESLSELFIAGIGPGVLIFLFFAIYSWIYAKIYNIPLAEKLRWGERLNVTKKALLPLGFPVIIIGGIYTGYFTPTEAAGISVLYALIIEVLIFRSIKYNEIPKIALSTGLVTSAVFILVAAGQAFSYVIQFARIPRMFSEAVLGGEPTALTVLLIVAIFFFIGCMFVDPIVVILILTPIFYPVAMDAGVDPIHLGTVIVLQAALGSATPPFGVDIFTASAVFNKSYLDVIRGTPPYIVMLLIASILVILFEEISLFYRYLM; this is encoded by the coding sequence ATGGTAGCTACATTATTAACCATCATGGTTGTTTTACTAGCATTAGGGTTTCCAATGATGATTCCGATGATCGTTGCGCCACTTGTATTAATGGTTATATTCTTTCCGAATTTAGACCCAATGCTACTTGTGCAACAAATGATGCAAGGGATATCATCGTATTCTCTACTGGCAGTCCCATTATTTATTTTTGCTGCAGATATTATGACATCAGGAAATACGTCGAAGCGGCTATTAGATTTTGTAGGGGCGTTTGTAGGGCACCTTCGCGGTGGGTATGCAATCACAACCGCTGCGGCCTGTACACTTTTTGGTTCAATTTCAGGTTCAACGCAGGCGACGGTTGTTGCAGTAGGGAAACCGATGAGACAACGCCTTCTATCAGTAGGCTATAAGGATTCAAACGCGATCGCATTGATCATTAATGCTAGTGACGTGGCTCTATTGATTCCACCGAGTATCGGCATGATCATCTATGCGCTAGCAACTGGGGAATCATTAAGTGAGTTGTTTATTGCAGGGATAGGGCCTGGTGTATTAATTTTCCTATTCTTTGCGATTTATAGTTGGATCTATGCAAAAATTTATAACATTCCGCTCGCTGAAAAATTACGGTGGGGCGAACGCTTAAATGTGACGAAAAAGGCATTGCTACCGCTTGGCTTCCCAGTGATTATTATCGGGGGGATCTACACTGGTTATTTCACACCAACGGAAGCGGCCGGGATTTCAGTTCTTTATGCATTAATTATTGAAGTACTCATTTTCCGTTCGATTAAATACAATGAAATTCCGAAAATTGCCTTATCAACAGGGCTAGTTACGTCGGCTGTATTTATTTTAGTTGCTGCGGGGCAAGCATTCTCTTATGTGATTCAATTTGCTAGAATCCCGAGAATGTTCTCAGAAGCTGTATTAGGCGGGGAACCGACAGCTTTAACGGTGTTGTTAATTGTGGCGATCTTCTTCTTTATCGGCTGTATGTTTGTCGATCCGATTGTCGTGATTTTAATATTAACACCAATCTTTTATCCAGTCGCGATGGACGCTGGGGTCGATCCCATTCATCTCGGTACGGTGATTGTCTTGCAAGCCGCATTAGGTTCTGCAACACCACCATTTGGGGTCGATATTTTCACCGCAAGTGCCGTCTTTAATAAGTCGTATTTGGATGTTATCCGGGGAACACCGCCGTATATCGTGATGTTATTAATTGCATCAATATTAGTTATTTTATTTGAGGAAATTTCACTCTTTTACCGTTACTTGATGTGA
- a CDS encoding Na+/H+ antiporter family protein, whose protein sequence is MNAVIIAVVVMLALSLARVHVVLALLVGAITGGLLGGLGLATTIDVFSEGLGGSASVALSYGLLGGFAVAIAKTGLPDAMVKLAISLVGTKGDSRKKAASKALIFFIILLISCFSQNLVPIHIAFIPILIPPILKLLNELGVDRRAIATIITFGLTAPYILLPVGFGAIFHDILADNIVESGLAIDRSDIPLALSLPIGGMIIGLLVAVFFTYRKTRTYQDHQIAVDETDTPIMTKKSLIFAVIAILAALVVQLYTDSMIVAALAGLIVIFASGAAEYKKADDIVTDGMKMMAFIGFVMLAASGFAAVIRETGHVELLVEQVAGVIGDNRGLAAALMLIVGLFITMGIGSSFSTIPIIATLFVPLGLAVGFSPMAIIALIGTAGALGDAGAPASDSTLGPTAGLNADGQHDHIWDTCVPTFIHFNVPLLVFGWIAAMIF, encoded by the coding sequence ATGAATGCAGTGATAATAGCTGTTGTCGTTATGCTTGCGTTAAGCTTAGCGCGCGTTCATGTCGTCCTAGCATTGCTAGTTGGGGCGATTACAGGCGGGTTGCTTGGCGGACTTGGTTTAGCAACAACAATTGATGTGTTTAGTGAAGGGTTAGGTGGTAGTGCGTCCGTTGCACTAAGTTATGGTTTACTTGGTGGTTTTGCAGTTGCGATCGCCAAAACGGGCTTGCCAGATGCGATGGTGAAGCTTGCGATTTCATTAGTCGGAACAAAAGGGGATAGTCGTAAAAAAGCCGCTTCAAAGGCACTTATTTTCTTTATTATTCTATTAATCTCGTGTTTTTCACAAAACTTAGTTCCGATTCATATTGCGTTTATCCCGATTTTGATTCCACCGATTCTTAAGCTGTTAAATGAACTTGGTGTCGATCGTCGTGCGATTGCAACAATCATTACATTCGGGTTAACCGCTCCATACATTTTATTACCAGTTGGATTTGGGGCAATCTTCCACGATATTCTTGCAGATAATATTGTTGAAAGTGGTTTAGCGATTGACCGTTCCGATATCCCGCTTGCATTATCGCTTCCAATTGGCGGGATGATCATCGGTTTACTTGTCGCTGTTTTCTTCACGTATCGTAAGACTCGTACGTATCAAGATCATCAAATTGCGGTTGATGAGACCGATACACCTATCATGACTAAAAAATCTCTCATCTTTGCCGTCATTGCGATCCTTGCTGCGTTAGTTGTGCAGCTATATACAGACTCGATGATCGTCGCAGCATTAGCAGGTTTAATTGTTATATTTGCGAGTGGTGCAGCTGAATATAAGAAAGCCGATGACATCGTCACAGATGGTATGAAGATGATGGCTTTTATCGGTTTTGTGATGCTAGCAGCTTCAGGGTTTGCTGCGGTCATCCGCGAAACAGGACATGTTGAATTATTAGTGGAACAAGTAGCAGGGGTTATCGGTGACAACCGTGGTTTAGCTGCCGCGTTAATGCTAATCGTCGGATTGTTCATTACGATGGGAATTGGATCTTCATTTTCGACGATTCCAATCATTGCAACATTGTTCGTTCCACTTGGATTAGCGGTTGGCTTTAGTCCAATGGCGATCATTGCGTTGATCGGTACAGCCGGTGCGTTAGGGGATGCAGGTGCGCCAGCATCAGATAGTACGCTTGGACCAACAGCCGGGTTAAATGCTGACGGCCAGCACGATCACATTTGGGACACATGCGTACCAACATTTATCCACTTTAATGTGCCACTTCTTGTGTTTGGATGGATTGCAGCAATGATCTTTTAA
- a CDS encoding MarR family winged helix-turn-helix transcriptional regulator — translation MIIIVVNHQLFHSLHQLSRFLTKRANQALQPFDLYSAQWSVIYALKMKGTLTQKELCEYLAVEAPPLTRNIQRLVKKGYVRQVSGEDKRQKKIELTEEALAEFPKWEQAIMSVNQELIANVPQQAEAQLEELLTGWLLAISEQEGAKDE, via the coding sequence GTGATTATAATTGTAGTAAATCATCAGTTGTTTCATTCGCTTCATCAACTGTCACGCTTTTTAACGAAACGGGCGAACCAAGCGTTGCAGCCGTTTGACCTTTATAGCGCACAGTGGTCTGTGATTTATGCACTAAAGATGAAGGGGACGTTAACACAAAAGGAATTATGTGAATACTTAGCGGTGGAAGCACCACCATTAACCCGTAACATTCAGCGACTCGTTAAAAAGGGCTATGTTAGACAAGTAAGTGGCGAGGATAAGCGCCAAAAGAAGATCGAACTCACCGAGGAGGCACTTGCTGAATTTCCGAAGTGGGAGCAAGCGATTATGAGCGTAAACCAAGAGCTCATTGCCAATGTCCCGCAGCAAGCGGAAGCACAGCTAGAAGAATTACTAACTGGCTGGTTGTTGGCAATTAGTGAGCAGGAGGGGGCTAAGGATGAATGA